One part of the Candidatus Eisenbacteria bacterium genome encodes these proteins:
- a CDS encoding T9SS type A sorting domain-containing protein, with translation MRRSPRFDLAAVFVLSLFLSPHAFCRTWDVLVDGTGDTPTIQAGIDSAAAGDTVLVHDGIFTGPGNRGLVFGGKAIVLRSVSGPEETVIDCEGSGRGIFIDGEGYEPTVEGLTIRGGSAYGGGGILVEARAVIRNCRIVENSSNTNGGGICSWDAFVRIEDCLVRDNTAAQEGGGICVWMGRGEIRRSILASNTGGGGGGICCYGVSGSIDLDSCLVSGNLATYGGGGIAGGGDEGVHLEFRHTTVTGNRAFVEGGGIHGGEYYDVPHRGRRSIVWGNCAPSAAEIYAEPWPGFVLEFSDVDTSDFTGWSGVCLIESICEDPLFCDPADCSNAPTVSGDYSLDAASPCLPAQTGGYPIGVYEQGCDFATGVAEGNDRPGGLSRLRAFPNPFTGEVSLRYSLPEIARRPILVYDIRGRVVRTLEASGPAGVSTWDGEDESGRAVPPGAYFVRIGSGPGEEIRRIMRIR, from the coding sequence ATGAGACGATCCCCGCGCTTTGATCTTGCCGCGGTGTTCGTTCTCTCTCTTTTCCTCTCTCCCCACGCCTTCTGCCGCACGTGGGATGTGCTCGTAGACGGCACCGGCGACACCCCGACGATCCAAGCGGGGATCGACTCGGCGGCGGCGGGCGACACGGTGCTCGTCCACGACGGGATCTTCACGGGTCCCGGCAACCGGGGTCTTGTCTTCGGGGGAAAAGCGATCGTTCTCCGGTCCGTGTCCGGCCCCGAGGAAACCGTGATCGACTGCGAGGGGTCCGGCCGCGGGATCTTCATCGACGGCGAGGGATACGAGCCGACGGTGGAAGGCCTGACGATTCGAGGGGGGAGCGCGTACGGAGGAGGGGGGATTCTCGTCGAGGCCAGGGCCGTGATCCGAAATTGCCGGATCGTGGAGAACTCGTCGAACACGAACGGCGGAGGCATCTGCTCGTGGGACGCGTTCGTGCGGATCGAAGACTGCCTCGTTCGCGACAACACGGCCGCTCAAGAAGGAGGAGGGATCTGCGTCTGGATGGGACGGGGCGAGATCCGGCGCTCGATCCTCGCGTCGAACACGGGCGGGGGCGGAGGCGGGATCTGCTGCTACGGAGTCTCTGGGTCGATCGACCTGGACAGCTGTCTCGTGAGCGGAAACCTCGCCACCTACGGAGGAGGGGGGATCGCGGGGGGCGGCGACGAGGGGGTGCACCTGGAGTTCCGGCACACGACCGTCACGGGAAACCGGGCGTTCGTGGAAGGAGGAGGGATCCACGGCGGCGAGTACTACGACGTTCCCCATCGAGGCCGCCGGTCGATCGTTTGGGGGAACTGCGCCCCGTCTGCCGCCGAGATCTACGCCGAGCCGTGGCCGGGCTTCGTTCTGGAGTTCTCTGACGTCGACACTTCAGACTTCACGGGATGGAGCGGGGTCTGTCTCATCGAATCGATCTGCGAGGATCCGCTCTTTTGCGATCCCGCCGACTGTTCGAACGCTCCGACCGTCTCGGGCGATTACTCTCTCGACGCGGCCTCTCCCTGTCTGCCGGCGCAAACCGGCGGCTACCCAATCGGGGTCTACGAGCAGGGATGCGATTTCGCCACCGGGGTGGCCGAAGGGAACGATCGGCCGGGTGGGCTTTCCCGGCTTCGCGCGTTCCCGAACCCGTTCACGGGTGAGGTCAGCCTTCGCTACTCGCTGCCCGAAATCGCGCGCCGTCCGATCCTCGTCTACGACATCCGAGGGAGGGTCGTTCGAACCCTCGAGGCTTCGGGGCCGGCGGGCGTATCGACCTGGGACGGCGAGGACGAGAGCGGGCGCGCTGTTCCTCCCGGAGCGTATTTCGTGCGCATCGGTTCCGGTCCCGGGGAAGAGATCCGGAGGATCATGCGGATTCGCTGA